In one Bordetella pertussis 18323 genomic region, the following are encoded:
- a CDS encoding IS481-like element IS481 family transposase, with product MNTHKHARLTFLRRLEMVQQLIAHQVCVSEAARAYGVTAPTVRKWLGRFLAQGQAGLADASSRPTVSPRAIAPAKALAIVELRRKRLTQARIAQALGVSASTVSRVLARAGLSHLADLEPAEPVVRYEHQAPGDLLHIDIKKLGRIQRPGHRVTGNRRDTVEGAGWDFVFVAIDDHARVAFTDIHPDERFPSAVQFLKDAVAYYQRLGVTIQRLLTDNGSAFRSRAFAALCHELGIKHRFTRPYRPQTNGKAERFIQSALREWAYAHTYQNSQHRADAMKSWLHHYNWHRPHQGIGRAVPISRLNLDEYNLLTVHN from the coding sequence ATGAACACCCATAAGCATGCCCGATTGACCTTCCTACGTCGACTCGAAATGGTCCAGCAATTGATCGCCCATCAAGTTTGTGTGTCTGAAGCGGCCCGCGCCTATGGGGTCACCGCGCCGACTGTGCGCAAATGGCTGGGCCGCTTCCTGGCTCAGGGCCAGGCGGGCTTGGCCGATGCGTCCTCGCGCCCGACGGTCTCGCCCCGAGCGATTGCGCCGGCCAAGGCGCTGGCTATCGTGGAGCTGCGCCGCAAGCGGCTGACCCAAGCGCGCATCGCCCAGGCGCTGGGCGTGTCAGCCAGCACCGTCAGCCGCGTCCTGGCCCGCGCCGGTCTGTCGCACCTGGCCGACCTGGAGCCGGCCGAGCCGGTGGTGCGCTACGAGCATCAGGCCCCCGGCGATCTGCTGCACATCGACATCAAGAAGCTGGGACGTATCCAGCGCCCTGGCCACCGGGTCACGGGCAACCGACGCGATACCGTTGAGGGGGCCGGCTGGGACTTCGTCTTCGTGGCCATCGATGACCACGCCCGCGTGGCCTTCACCGACATCCACCCCGACGAGCGCTTCCCCAGCGCCGTCCAGTTCCTCAAGGACGCAGTGGCCTACTACCAGCGCCTGGGCGTGACCATCCAGCGCTTGCTCACCGACAATGGCTCGGCCTTTCGCAGCCGCGCCTTCGCCGCGCTGTGCCATGAGCTGGGCATCAAGCACCGCTTTACCCGACCTTACCGCCCACAGACCAATGGCAAGGCCGAACGCTTCATCCAGTCGGCCTTGCGTGAGTGGGCTTACGCTCACACCTACCAGAACTCCCAACACCGAGCCGATGCCATGAAATCCTGGCTACACCACTACAACTGGCATCGACCCCACCAAGGCATCGGGCGCGCTGTACCCATCTCCAGACTCAACCTGGACGAATACAACCTATTGACAGTTCACAACTAG
- a CDS encoding LysR family transcriptional regulator — MELRQLRYFVETAHRRSITKAASALHIVQPALTAQIKALEDELGTQLLERSARGVSLTVDGEAVLRDAVAILRAVDDLKRRHAAAAHSGRAVKIGIPNGMTRTFAGQLIERARQQCSFDIELIEGMSGHLLEWLKSGRPDIAVLFASQPLRQLEVRRLTADSIDLVGPPGALDAQRPVAFRDLTGYPLILPNAKHGLTRHIQAQARAQGVELRHHTTLDSIAEIKHLVSQGVAYTLLAPMVYRLEMEQGLLSATPVCDPALTRELVTATRRSQEAGDDIAQVRALVHEICGARQDPIAAPG; from the coding sequence ATGGAACTTCGCCAGCTGCGCTACTTCGTCGAGACCGCCCACCGCCGCAGCATCACCAAGGCGGCGTCGGCCCTGCACATCGTGCAGCCGGCCTTGACCGCGCAGATCAAGGCGCTTGAAGACGAGCTGGGCACCCAGCTGCTGGAGCGCTCGGCCCGCGGCGTCAGCCTTACCGTCGACGGCGAGGCCGTACTGCGCGACGCCGTGGCCATCCTGCGGGCGGTGGACGACCTGAAGCGGCGCCATGCCGCGGCTGCCCATTCCGGCCGCGCGGTGAAGATCGGCATCCCCAATGGCATGACGCGCACCTTCGCCGGCCAGTTGATCGAGCGCGCCCGGCAGCAGTGCAGCTTCGACATCGAGCTCATCGAGGGCATGTCGGGCCACCTGCTCGAATGGCTGAAGTCGGGGCGCCCGGATATCGCCGTGCTGTTCGCCAGCCAGCCGCTCAGGCAGCTGGAGGTGCGCCGGCTGACGGCGGACTCGATCGACCTGGTCGGCCCGCCGGGCGCGCTGGATGCCCAGCGGCCGGTCGCGTTCCGCGACCTGACGGGCTACCCATTGATCCTGCCCAATGCCAAGCATGGCCTGACGCGCCACATCCAGGCCCAGGCCCGCGCGCAGGGGGTCGAGCTGCGGCACCATACGACCCTGGACTCGATCGCCGAGATCAAGCACCTGGTCTCCCAAGGCGTGGCGTACACCCTGCTGGCGCCCATGGTGTACCGGCTGGAAATGGAACAGGGGCTGCTGTCGGCAACCCCTGTCTGCGATCCGGCGCTTACCCGCGAGCTGGTGACGGCCACCCGGCGCTCGCAAGAAGCCGGCGACGACATCGCCCAGGTGCGCGCATTGGTGCACGAGATCTGCGGGGCCCGGCAAGACCCCATCGCCGCGCCCGGCTAG
- a CDS encoding cold-shock protein — MQTGIVKWFNDEKGFGFIMPENGGPDLFAHYSEIQGEGHKVLVEQQRVSYVPGHGPKGPMATKITPL, encoded by the coding sequence ATGCAAACAGGCATAGTCAAGTGGTTCAACGACGAGAAAGGGTTTGGTTTCATCATGCCGGAAAACGGCGGCCCCGATCTTTTCGCTCACTACTCTGAAATCCAGGGCGAAGGCCACAAAGTCCTCGTCGAACAGCAGCGAGTGAGCTACGTCCCAGGCCACGGACCCAAGGGGCCGATGGCCACCAAGATCACTCCGTTGTGA
- a CDS encoding GntR family transcriptional regulator, with protein MEVNRMARMVPPANLRESVIAQLRSQIVSGAAAPGMIYSVPSLANELGISTTPVREALLELSRSGLVEPLRNRGFRVQAITLQDLENHFDVRVMLESGALATLARQGLTDTAPLVALADEVAQAVKDQDVGQYIESDRSFHEALVSRAGNPLLTRMIMHLRADMRLYGINSEEGRVRQRASVEEHYEMIDLAVKQQPDAIVALITRHIESWKPLFAAAL; from the coding sequence ATGGAGGTAAACCGAATGGCGAGGATGGTGCCGCCCGCGAATTTGCGGGAATCCGTTATTGCGCAATTGCGTTCCCAGATCGTGTCGGGCGCAGCGGCGCCGGGCATGATCTATTCGGTTCCCAGCCTGGCCAACGAGCTGGGTATCTCCACCACGCCCGTGCGCGAAGCCTTGCTGGAATTGAGCCGCTCGGGCCTGGTCGAACCCCTGCGCAATCGCGGCTTCCGGGTCCAGGCCATTACGCTGCAGGACCTGGAGAACCACTTCGACGTGCGCGTCATGCTGGAATCCGGCGCACTGGCCACCCTGGCGCGCCAGGGCCTGACCGACACCGCGCCGCTGGTCGCGCTGGCCGACGAGGTCGCCCAGGCGGTCAAGGACCAGGACGTGGGGCAGTACATCGAATCCGACCGCAGCTTCCACGAGGCCCTGGTCTCGCGCGCCGGCAACCCCTTGCTCACCCGGATGATCATGCATCTGCGCGCCGACATGCGGCTCTACGGCATCAATTCCGAAGAGGGCCGCGTGCGCCAGCGCGCCTCGGTGGAAGAGCACTACGAAATGATCGACCTGGCTGTCAAGCAGCAACCCGACGCCATCGTGGCGCTGATCACCCGCCACATCGAATCGTGGAAACCGCTGTTCGCCGCGGCGCTTTGA
- a CDS encoding short-chain fatty acid transporter, with translation MERFSQAMVAWAEKWFPDAYVFVVVACAVVALGAVLHGGDPLAVSKAFGEGFWSIIPFTMQMAMVAITGYVLALSPPVARLLRALAHVPSTPRGAVVFIGTLSILLSLVNWGLSLIFSGLLVREMARRTDLRLDYRAAGAAGYLGLGCGFTLGMSSSAAQLQATPASIPASLMPITGVIGFSETILTWQNLVVVILVTVVSGLVCYFTAPSPERSLTAQDLGVDLTEPEAQAAQRQRPGDYLEFSPWLTVAVVGLASGWLYLTFRSGNPFITMSQLNTYNFVFLLLGLLLHWRPRSFLESFGRAMPSIGGVMLQFPFYGGIGYVLTKVANVQGHTLSDAIAHWFVSLAHDSSVFSILVSIYSAFLGFFIPSAGGKWVIEAPYIMDAANQIQAHLGWTVMVYNIAETLPNFINPFWMLPLLGILRLKSKDLVGYTAMQFLVHFPIVVAAGAILMHTFSYVPPVIPGQ, from the coding sequence ATGGAACGCTTCTCCCAGGCCATGGTCGCCTGGGCGGAGAAATGGTTTCCCGATGCCTACGTCTTCGTGGTCGTGGCGTGCGCGGTGGTCGCGCTCGGCGCCGTCCTGCACGGCGGCGACCCGCTGGCCGTCAGCAAGGCCTTCGGCGAAGGCTTCTGGAGCATCATCCCCTTCACGATGCAGATGGCCATGGTGGCCATTACCGGCTACGTGCTGGCCTTGTCCCCGCCCGTGGCGCGGCTGCTGCGGGCGCTGGCGCACGTGCCCTCGACCCCGCGCGGCGCCGTGGTGTTCATCGGCACCCTGAGCATCCTGCTGTCGCTGGTCAACTGGGGCCTGAGCCTGATTTTCTCGGGCTTGCTGGTGCGCGAAATGGCCCGTCGCACCGACCTGCGCCTGGATTACCGGGCAGCCGGCGCCGCCGGGTACCTGGGGCTGGGCTGCGGGTTCACGCTGGGCATGAGCTCGTCGGCCGCGCAGCTGCAGGCCACGCCGGCCAGCATTCCGGCGTCGCTGATGCCCATCACCGGCGTGATCGGCTTCTCCGAAACCATACTGACCTGGCAGAACCTGGTGGTGGTGATCCTGGTTACCGTGGTTTCGGGACTGGTGTGCTACTTCACGGCGCCCAGCCCGGAGCGCTCCTTGACCGCCCAGGACCTTGGCGTGGACCTGACGGAACCCGAGGCGCAGGCGGCGCAACGCCAGCGCCCCGGCGATTACCTGGAGTTCAGCCCCTGGCTGACCGTGGCCGTTGTCGGGCTGGCGTCGGGATGGCTGTACCTCACCTTCCGCAGCGGCAACCCCTTCATCACGATGTCGCAGCTGAACACCTACAACTTCGTGTTCCTGTTGCTGGGCCTGCTGCTGCACTGGCGGCCGCGCAGCTTCCTGGAGAGTTTCGGCCGCGCCATGCCCAGCATCGGCGGCGTGATGCTGCAGTTCCCGTTCTACGGCGGCATCGGCTACGTGCTCACCAAGGTCGCCAACGTGCAGGGGCATACGTTGTCGGATGCGATCGCGCACTGGTTCGTCAGCCTGGCGCACGACAGCAGCGTGTTCTCGATACTGGTCAGCATCTATTCGGCGTTCCTCGGCTTCTTCATCCCGTCGGCCGGCGGCAAGTGGGTGATCGAGGCGCCGTACATCATGGACGCGGCCAACCAGATCCAGGCCCACCTGGGCTGGACCGTCATGGTCTACAACATCGCCGAAACGCTGCCCAACTTCATCAACCCGTTCTGGATGCTGCCGCTGCTGGGGATACTGCGCCTCAAATCCAAGGACCTGGTCGGCTATACCGCCATGCAGTTCCTGGTGCACTTCCCCATCGTCGTGGCCGCCGGCGCGATCCTGATGCACACCTTCAGCTATGTTCCGCCCGTCATCCCGGGACAGTGA
- a CDS encoding IS481-like element IS481 family transposase, translating to MNTHKHARLTFLRRLEMVQQLIAHQVCVPEAARAYGVTAPTVRKWLGRFLAQGQAGLADASSRPTVSPRAIAPAKALAIVELRRKRLTQARIAQALGVSASTVSRVLARAGLSHLADLEPAEPVVRYEHQAPGDLLHIDIKKLGRIQRPGHRVTGNRRDTVEGAGWDFVFVAIDDHARVAFTDIHPDERFPSAVQFLKDAVAYYQRLGVTIQRLLTDNGSAFRSRAFAALCHELGIKHRFTRPYRPQTNGKAERFIQSALREWAYAHTYQNSQHRADAMKSWLHHYNWHRPHQGIGRAVPISRLNLDKYNLLTVHI from the coding sequence ATGAACACCCATAAGCATGCCCGATTGACCTTCCTACGTCGACTCGAAATGGTCCAGCAATTGATCGCCCATCAAGTTTGTGTGCCTGAAGCGGCCCGCGCCTATGGGGTCACCGCGCCGACTGTGCGCAAATGGCTGGGCCGCTTCCTGGCTCAGGGCCAGGCGGGCTTGGCCGATGCGTCCTCGCGCCCGACGGTCTCGCCCCGAGCGATTGCGCCGGCCAAGGCGCTGGCTATCGTGGAGCTGCGCCGCAAGCGGCTGACCCAAGCGCGCATCGCCCAGGCGCTGGGCGTGTCAGCCAGCACCGTCAGCCGCGTCCTGGCCCGCGCCGGTCTGTCGCACCTGGCCGACCTGGAGCCGGCCGAGCCGGTGGTGCGCTACGAGCATCAGGCCCCCGGCGATCTGCTGCACATCGACATCAAGAAGCTGGGACGTATCCAGCGCCCTGGCCACCGGGTCACGGGCAACCGACGCGATACCGTTGAGGGGGCCGGCTGGGACTTCGTCTTCGTGGCCATCGATGACCACGCCCGCGTGGCCTTCACCGACATCCACCCCGACGAGCGCTTCCCCAGCGCCGTCCAGTTCCTCAAGGACGCAGTGGCCTACTACCAGCGCCTGGGCGTGACCATCCAGCGCTTGCTCACCGACAATGGCTCGGCCTTTCGCAGCCGCGCCTTCGCCGCGCTGTGCCATGAGCTGGGCATCAAGCACCGCTTTACCCGACCTTACCGCCCACAGACCAATGGCAAGGCCGAACGCTTCATCCAGTCGGCCTTGCGTGAGTGGGCTTACGCTCACACCTACCAGAACTCCCAACACCGAGCCGATGCCATGAAATCCTGGCTACACCACTACAACTGGCATCGACCCCACCAAGGCATCGGGCGCGCTGTACCCATCTCCAGACTCAACCTGGACAAATACAACCTATTGACAGTTCACATCTAG
- a CDS encoding S1C family serine protease, which translates to MRRLWLIFAQAVTVSLAILFVVTTLRPDWLRLSGPAPATRAPAAAASGQAGASYADAVARAAPAVVNVYTTKHVNVPLVPLPDDPVLRQLFGQVPGLSRREASTSLGSGVIVSAEGYVLTNYHVVEAADAIEVALADGRQAAAKVVGADPETDLAVLKLAGKLGELPVATFADKRAPRVGDVVLAIGNPFGVGQTTTQGIVSALGRNGLGINTYENFIQTDAAINPGNSGGALIDAHGDLVGINTAIYSETGGSLGIGFAIPVDSARRVMEDIVRTGAVRRGWFGIEPQDMTPELARAFQLPREARGVIIAGVMRDGPAGKAGMRVGDIVQALNGAPVIDTRGLLGQIASLQPGQQAVASVLRAGKPADRLLPACMPLRCPPWPAIRPG; encoded by the coding sequence ATGCGCCGTCTTTGGCTGATATTTGCTCAGGCCGTGACAGTCAGTCTGGCCATTTTATTCGTCGTCACCACCCTGCGCCCCGATTGGCTGCGGCTGTCGGGTCCGGCGCCGGCCACGCGCGCGCCCGCGGCGGCCGCGTCCGGCCAGGCAGGGGCGTCGTATGCCGACGCGGTGGCGCGCGCCGCGCCGGCGGTGGTCAACGTATACACCACCAAGCATGTCAACGTGCCGCTGGTGCCGCTGCCCGACGATCCCGTGCTGCGCCAGCTGTTCGGCCAGGTGCCCGGCCTGAGCCGCCGCGAGGCGTCCACCAGCCTGGGCTCGGGGGTGATCGTCAGCGCCGAGGGCTATGTGCTGACCAACTATCACGTCGTCGAAGCCGCCGACGCCATCGAGGTGGCCCTGGCCGACGGGCGCCAGGCGGCGGCCAAGGTGGTGGGCGCGGATCCGGAGACCGACCTGGCGGTGCTCAAGCTGGCGGGCAAGCTGGGCGAGCTGCCGGTCGCGACCTTCGCCGACAAGCGCGCGCCGCGGGTGGGCGACGTGGTGCTGGCCATCGGCAACCCCTTCGGCGTGGGCCAGACCACTACGCAGGGCATCGTGTCGGCGCTGGGGCGCAATGGCCTGGGTATCAATACCTATGAGAATTTCATCCAGACCGACGCGGCGATCAATCCCGGCAATTCGGGCGGCGCGCTGATCGACGCCCATGGCGACCTGGTCGGCATCAATACGGCCATTTACTCCGAGACCGGCGGCTCGCTGGGCATAGGCTTCGCCATCCCGGTCGACAGCGCGCGCCGCGTGATGGAAGACATCGTGCGCACGGGCGCCGTGCGGCGTGGCTGGTTCGGCATCGAGCCGCAGGACATGACGCCCGAACTGGCGCGGGCCTTCCAGCTGCCGCGCGAGGCGCGCGGCGTGATTATCGCGGGCGTCATGCGCGACGGGCCGGCGGGCAAGGCCGGCATGCGGGTGGGCGACATCGTGCAGGCGCTCAACGGCGCGCCGGTGATCGACACGCGTGGCCTGCTGGGCCAGATTGCGTCGCTGCAGCCCGGCCAGCAGGCGGTGGCCAGCGTGCTGCGCGCCGGCAAGCCGGCGGATCGACTGTTGCCCGCATGCATGCCGCTTCGCTGCCCGCCCTGGCCAGCCATCAGGCCCGGCTAG
- a CDS encoding Nif3-like dinuclear metal center hexameric protein, whose product MKTIHIRELADWLDGALQAARFKDYCPNGLQVEGKAEIAHIITGVTASEALLRAAIERGADAVLVHHGWFWRNEDRRVLGPRRTRLALALGHELNLLAYHLPLDAHPQWGNNAQLARVLGLQAETGPDGAPRTCGADNLVWLGSAPGVQTVAQLQQRVAERLGRTPLVVGEPDRPVRRVAWCTGGAQGMLADAVDAGADAYITGEASESTVHLARETGVAFVGAGHHATERYGVQALGEAVARQFGIRVEFIDIDNPV is encoded by the coding sequence ATGAAAACGATCCATATCCGCGAGCTGGCCGACTGGCTGGACGGCGCGCTGCAAGCGGCGCGATTCAAGGACTATTGTCCCAACGGGCTGCAGGTCGAAGGCAAGGCCGAGATCGCGCACATTATCACCGGCGTGACGGCCTCCGAGGCGCTTTTGCGCGCGGCGATCGAGCGCGGCGCCGACGCGGTGCTGGTGCACCACGGCTGGTTCTGGCGCAACGAGGACCGCCGCGTGCTCGGCCCGCGCCGCACCCGCCTGGCGCTGGCGCTGGGCCACGAACTGAACCTGCTGGCCTATCACCTGCCGCTGGATGCCCACCCGCAATGGGGCAACAACGCCCAGCTGGCGCGCGTGCTGGGCCTGCAGGCCGAAACCGGCCCGGACGGCGCGCCGCGCACCTGTGGCGCCGACAACCTGGTGTGGCTGGGCAGCGCGCCCGGCGTGCAGACCGTGGCGCAACTGCAGCAGCGCGTGGCCGAGCGGCTGGGCCGCACGCCGCTGGTGGTGGGCGAACCGGACCGCCCGGTACGGCGGGTGGCCTGGTGCACCGGCGGCGCGCAGGGCATGCTGGCCGATGCCGTGGACGCCGGCGCCGATGCGTACATCACCGGCGAGGCGTCCGAATCCACCGTGCACCTGGCGCGCGAGACGGGCGTGGCGTTCGTGGGAGCAGGGCACCACGCCACCGAACGCTATGGCGTGCAAGCGCTGGGCGAAGCCGTGGCGCGACAGTTCGGCATCCGGGTCGAATTCATCGATATCGACAACCCGGTCTGA
- the mscL gene encoding large conductance mechanosensitive channel protein MscL: MSKATGFIKEFRDFAVKGNAIDLAVGVIIGAAFGKIVDSLVKDVVMPLVNFILGGSVDFSNKFLVLSMPDGYTGPMTYADLTKAGANVLAWGNFITIIINFVLLAFVIFWMVKAIYSARRKEEAAPEAPAAPPEDVTVLREIRDLLKDKQGS, translated from the coding sequence ATGAGCAAAGCCACGGGTTTTATCAAAGAATTTCGCGATTTCGCGGTCAAGGGCAATGCGATCGATCTGGCCGTCGGTGTGATCATCGGCGCGGCGTTCGGCAAGATTGTCGACTCGCTGGTCAAGGATGTGGTGATGCCCCTGGTCAACTTCATCCTGGGTGGCTCGGTCGATTTCTCCAACAAATTCCTGGTGCTGTCGATGCCCGACGGCTATACCGGCCCGATGACGTACGCCGACCTGACCAAGGCCGGCGCCAACGTCCTGGCCTGGGGCAACTTCATTACCATCATCATCAACTTCGTCCTGCTGGCGTTCGTGATCTTCTGGATGGTCAAGGCCATCTATTCCGCCCGCCGCAAGGAAGAGGCCGCGCCGGAAGCGCCCGCCGCGCCGCCGGAAGATGTCACCGTGCTGCGTGAGATCCGCGACCTGCTCAAGGACAAGCAGGGGTCGTGA
- the petA gene encoding ubiquinol-cytochrome c reductase iron-sulfur subunit yields MSQDTLVHDDDGAVDPNLPPDPSRRFWVTTACAVGGVAGVATAVPFVSTFAPSEKARAAGAPVEVDVGDLAPGQMRTVEWRGKPVWIIRRTDDQLKGIKSQDGLMADPNSERPGFTPAYAKNEYRSRKPELFVCVGICTHLGCSPTAHFETGGGAGMPGNWQGGFLCPCHGSTFDMAGRVYKDKPAPDNLEVPPYQYLSDTRIIVGVDEDNKA; encoded by the coding sequence ATGAGTCAGGATACGCTGGTGCACGATGATGATGGCGCAGTTGACCCCAACCTGCCACCTGACCCATCGCGCCGTTTCTGGGTAACAACGGCCTGTGCCGTGGGCGGCGTTGCCGGCGTCGCGACCGCAGTGCCGTTCGTGAGTACCTTTGCACCGTCCGAGAAGGCCCGCGCCGCAGGCGCGCCGGTCGAAGTCGACGTGGGCGACCTGGCGCCGGGCCAGATGCGCACCGTCGAGTGGCGCGGCAAGCCGGTCTGGATCATTCGCCGGACCGATGACCAGCTCAAGGGCATCAAGTCGCAGGACGGCCTGATGGCCGACCCCAATTCCGAGCGTCCCGGCTTCACGCCGGCCTACGCCAAGAACGAGTACCGCTCGCGCAAACCCGAGCTCTTTGTCTGTGTCGGCATCTGCACGCACCTGGGCTGTTCGCCCACGGCGCATTTCGAAACGGGTGGCGGGGCAGGCATGCCCGGCAACTGGCAAGGCGGCTTCCTGTGCCCCTGCCACGGTTCCACGTTCGACATGGCCGGCCGCGTCTACAAGGACAAGCCCGCGCCGGACAATCTGGAAGTTCCGCCGTACCAGTACCTGAGCGACACCCGCATCATTGTCGGTGTCGACGAAGACAACAAGGCCTGA
- a CDS encoding cytochrome b — protein MAGEKTVETTGLLGWLDQRFPVTSTWKAHLSEYYAPKNFNFWYFFGSLALLVLVIQIVTGIFLVMHYKPDAERAFQSVEYIMREVPWGWLVRYMHSTGASMFFVVVYLHMLRGLFYGSYRKPRELVWIFGVAIFLCLMGEAFFGYLLPWGQMSYWGAQVIVNLFSAIPFIGPELSIWIRGDYVVSDATLNRFFSFHVIAIPLVLIGLVAAHLVALHEVGSNNPDGVEIKKGPKDKYGRPKDGIPFHPFYTVHDIMGVAGFLIIFAAIVFFGPEMGGYFLEYNNFLPADPLKTPPHIAPVWYFTPFYSMLRATTDVFTWVLAGAAILGAIALLLRAKGAMRIVAPVILVVVAVLLRTIDAKFWGVVAMGGAVVILFFLPWLDHSPVKSIRYRPTWHKWLYGIFIVNFLVLGYLGTQPPSDAFNLTSQIGTLIYLGFFFLMPVWSRLGTFKPVPDRVTFHAH, from the coding sequence ATGGCTGGCGAGAAAACCGTCGAGACGACAGGCTTGTTGGGCTGGCTGGACCAGCGCTTCCCGGTGACCTCCACCTGGAAGGCGCATCTGTCCGAGTACTACGCCCCGAAGAATTTCAATTTCTGGTATTTCTTTGGCTCCCTGGCACTGCTGGTGCTGGTGATCCAGATCGTGACCGGCATTTTCCTGGTCATGCATTACAAGCCCGATGCCGAACGCGCGTTCCAGTCGGTTGAATACATCATGCGCGAAGTCCCGTGGGGCTGGCTGGTGCGCTACATGCACTCCACCGGCGCCTCGATGTTCTTCGTGGTGGTCTACCTGCACATGCTGCGCGGCCTGTTCTACGGCTCGTACCGCAAGCCGCGCGAGCTGGTGTGGATCTTCGGCGTGGCCATCTTCCTCTGTCTGATGGGCGAGGCCTTCTTCGGCTATCTGCTGCCCTGGGGCCAGATGTCGTACTGGGGCGCCCAGGTGATCGTGAACCTGTTCTCGGCCATCCCGTTCATCGGCCCGGAACTGTCGATCTGGATCCGCGGCGACTACGTCGTGTCCGACGCCACCCTGAACCGCTTCTTCTCGTTCCACGTCATCGCCATCCCGCTGGTGCTGATCGGCCTGGTGGCCGCCCACCTGGTGGCGCTGCACGAGGTCGGCTCGAACAACCCCGACGGCGTCGAGATCAAGAAGGGCCCCAAGGACAAGTACGGCCGCCCCAAGGACGGCATCCCGTTCCACCCGTTCTACACGGTGCACGACATCATGGGCGTGGCGGGCTTCCTGATCATCTTCGCGGCCATCGTGTTCTTCGGCCCCGAGATGGGCGGGTACTTCCTGGAATACAACAACTTCCTCCCGGCCGATCCGCTCAAGACGCCGCCGCACATCGCCCCGGTGTGGTATTTCACGCCGTTCTACTCGATGCTGCGCGCCACCACCGACGTGTTCACCTGGGTGCTGGCCGGCGCGGCCATCCTGGGCGCCATCGCGCTGCTGCTGCGCGCCAAGGGCGCCATGCGCATCGTGGCGCCGGTCATCCTGGTGGTGGTCGCGGTCCTGCTGCGCACCATCGACGCCAAGTTCTGGGGCGTGGTGGCCATGGGCGGCGCGGTCGTGATCCTGTTCTTCCTGCCCTGGCTGGACCACTCCCCGGTCAAGTCGATCCGCTACCGGCCGACCTGGCACAAGTGGCTGTACGGCATTTTCATCGTCAACTTCCTGGTGTTGGGCTATCTGGGTACGCAACCGCCTAGCGATGCGTTCAACCTGACCTCGCAGATCGGCACGCTGATCTATCTGGGCTTCTTCTTCCTCATGCCCGTCTGGAGCCGGCTTGGCACGTTCAAGCCCGTCCCCGACCGCGTGACGTTCCATGCCCACTGA
- a CDS encoding cytochrome c1 yields the protein MTMIKKLIGAVALMLTCTATLAAEGGFPLEKAPDRINDVASLQNGAKLFVNYCLNCHSAQSMRYNKLQDIGLTDQQIQDSLLFTGDKVGDLMKIAMTPQDAKKWFGTTPPDLSVIARAKSVNAGPSGADYLYTYLRTFYRDTSKATGWNNLAFPNVGMPHALWDRQGPRELTTVAVHQVEAADGTRNWERVTTVYDAQGYATAKTEPLADYRGHGSLETRFKAVNPAQSADYDQDVADLTAFMSWMAEPVQLYRKQLGVWVLLFLGLFLVVAWRLNAAYWKHVR from the coding sequence ATGACCATGATCAAAAAGCTGATTGGTGCCGTCGCGTTGATGCTCACGTGCACCGCCACCCTGGCTGCCGAAGGCGGCTTCCCCCTGGAGAAGGCGCCCGATCGCATCAACGACGTCGCCTCGCTGCAAAACGGCGCCAAGCTGTTCGTCAACTACTGCCTGAACTGCCACAGCGCGCAGTCGATGCGGTACAACAAGCTGCAGGACATCGGCCTGACCGACCAGCAGATCCAGGACAGCCTGCTGTTCACCGGCGACAAGGTCGGCGACCTGATGAAGATCGCCATGACGCCGCAGGACGCCAAGAAGTGGTTCGGCACCACGCCGCCCGACCTCTCGGTGATCGCGCGCGCCAAATCGGTCAACGCCGGCCCCAGCGGCGCCGATTACCTGTACACCTACCTGCGTACGTTCTACCGCGACACCTCCAAGGCCACCGGCTGGAACAACCTGGCGTTCCCCAACGTGGGCATGCCGCATGCGCTCTGGGATCGCCAGGGCCCGCGCGAGCTGACCACGGTTGCCGTGCACCAGGTCGAAGCCGCCGACGGCACCAGGAACTGGGAGCGCGTCACCACGGTTTATGATGCGCAGGGCTACGCAACCGCCAAGACCGAACCCCTGGCCGATTACCGCGGCCACGGCTCGCTGGAGACCCGATTCAAAGCTGTCAATCCGGCCCAATCCGCCGACTACGACCAGGACGTGGCCGACCTGACCGCGTTCATGTCCTGGATGGCCGAACCGGTCCAGCTGTACCGCAAGCAGCTTGGCGTCTGGGTTCTGCTGTTCCTGGGCTTGTTCCTGGTGGTGGCCTGGCGCCTTAACGCCGCTTACTGGAAACACGTGCGCTAA